In Candidatus Lernaella stagnicola, the genomic window GGCCTTTTTTACGACTGTTTTTCGAATACGTGTTGATGAGGCCGTAGGCGCAGCAAGCCTCGCCGTCCCGTTGCGCGGCATCGAATTTATACTTGCCGATGACTTCCAGCGCCCGCTTGCCGTAGTTGGGCCAGGAGGTCTCGAGCAAAAAGGCGTCGCGCACCTTGCCCTTTTCATCCACCGCGATGAGCAGCGACGCCACGTTGAAGTCGGGCGTGGTCTTGCTTCGCGACCAGATTCCCCAGTCCGTTTTGCCGGCGATTTTCGGCGGCGTATAGGATTCCGCAGGCGGCGCGAGCGTGCGACCCATCGCCGCCGTGGTCACAACGCCTTTGACGAACATCGACCGCAGGAAGTCGGACTCGAGGTGCAGCACGCCCGCAGCGCGTCGGGAGGAAAGTTCATCGCGGCGCAGGTCCACAAAGACGACCGCGAAATGCGTACGCTTCTCGTCCCACCCATCAACCCACAACAGATAATCGCTTTCCACGGCGCGCGCCGCATCCCCGGCCTCGGTGAGAGAATAGCCGGGTCGGATTGTGATGCCCTTGGCGCGCAGTTTCATCTTCACCGCCGGCGGCGGGAGCACCTGCCATTTATCGAGTCGCCGCAACTGGTGTTCCGCTTCCTCCATGGCGATGTCGTTCGCCGTGGAACCGCCCCGCCCCAACACAATGATCGACGCTTTCGCCCAGGCCGCGTCGGGAAGCAGCAACAACGAAATAACAACGAATAGAATTCGATGCATCGGCGCCTCTCTTTCCTTTTTGACTTATAGGTACCAAGCCAAAAATCGCCCGGCAGGTCAAGCGGCAGGCGGCGATACGAATGTTTTCACCTCGCGCGCCTTGCAATTCTCGCCCGGTTGTTTAATCGTTTGCCAAATTGTTTTTTGTTGAAAGGATTCGTTCATGGTGTTGCGTACAACTTGTTTTTCCACGGCGTTGTTGTTGCTCATTGGCTTGTTGATTTTCGCCGCGAGCGCGACCGCGGACGAAGATCCGTTGACGACATTCAAAACGGTTCTGGCCAAGGCGGAGCAATCCTACGCCCGCGTAAAACACTTCGAAGGGGAGATCGAAGCACAGGAACGGGTCAAAGGGAAATTGAACGAAAAGGAATTCATCCACTTCCTGATCGTCAAGGAGTCCAAGAGCTTCGCCTACCAGTGGCACAAGGGCGGACGGTACAACGGCCTGGTCGCCTCGCACATCGCCGAACGCGACGGCGAAGACAAGTTCCGCGCCATCGGTACCGGCAAACTGAAGCTCATCGGCGTGCAACACCTGGGATACTATTCCTACATCGTCGACAAGTTTTACCCGCATCATTTCCGCATTCACGAATACGGCATCGGCTTTCTTCTGGGGCGGATGATCAGAGTCCACAAGCGCGCCGAGGCGTTGGCCAAACTTTCCGTGACCGACCGCGGCGTCGTCACCCGGCCCAGCGGCGCGCAAGTTCATCTGTTCGAGACCCGCCTGTCGCCCAATGCCGCCGACGGCCTCGAGTACTCGCGCACGATTCTCGGCTTCAGCCCGGAGCACGATTTGCCGCTGCTCACTGAGTTGTACGATTTTGAAGGCCGTCTGCATTCGCGCTATGAAATCACCGAGCTGACCCTCAACGGCCCCTACGACCAAAGCGCGTTTGATCTGAAATAAGAGCCCCGCATACAAAAAAGGCGGCCCGTTTCCAGGCCGCCTTGTTTTCATCCCGCGTAAATCAGCAGCCGCAGCCGCCGCCGTCGTTATCGTCGTCATCGTCATCGGCGGGGTTGCCGCCGGTCGCGTCATCGTCGCCGGAATCGTCGTCGCCGGAATCGTCGTCGCCGGAATCGTCATCGCCGGCAGAGTCGTCATCGCCGGGCGCTGCGTCCTCCAGGCCGGTAATCACCAACGAAAAACGCTGCGGCCCCTCGGGCACGCCCGCAGCCGTCACGACGATCTCGACGGGCGCTTTGCCGTCGAGGTCGAAGGTGATCTGCTCGACCGGATCGCGCTCGTTCACGGCCCGCGTCGCCAGGTCGCCGGGATTGGCCGGATCGAGCGTCCACGGCAGGATGGTCCCGTCCGCGGCCACCAACGTCAGGTCTAGATCGTTGACCAGCGTGCGCTCCGCCAGCAGCGAGCCGGCAACGTCAGTCCACGCCAAGGTCACTTTGATCGGGTCGCCGGTGGGCTCGAGTTGCAACCGGTACTCTCCGCCTTGATCGAGCGATTCTTCAACGATCAACGCACCGTCGATCAAATCGAGGGTCGCGGGCACGTCCAGCCCGCCGAAACCGTATTGGTAGTCCGGTCCCGGCTGTCCCAACTCGGTGGCGCCATGAATGAACAGCGCTTTCATCGTCGAGGCCCACGCATCTTCGCCGCCGATTTGCCGGCGCCAGTATTCCTGCGCCAACGCGACGGAACCGGTGACGACGGGCGAAGCCATGCTCGTGCCGCACATCGACATGTAGTCCGTGTCGGGTCCGGAAAAGGGTCCGCTGCAACTGACCAAGCCGCCGGTAACCGAGCAGCCCGGCGCGCTGATGTCCGGTCGCATACGGCCGTCGTCGGTCGGCCCCCAACTGGAGAAGGGCGTCATGGATTGGTCTTCTTTGTTGACCGCGCCCACAGTGATGGAATTCTTGGCCGTCGCGGGCGGCGCGGTAGTGTAGTAGGCGTTCCCACAAGCGCCGTCGTTGTTGCCGCGCTCGTTGCCGTTGGCCCACACGATCGTGATGCGGCCGAAGGCTTCGCCGATGATGCCGTCGATCAACTGCGCGGTACGCTCGTAGTCGCCTTCCTTGTCGCAAAAGATCGACCCGAGTTGGGAGATGTTCGAACCGATGGAATTGTTGGACACCGACGCGCCCGCGGCGATGGCGTCGCGGTAGGCGCTCTCCATGTTGCCGGGTTGGTTGTACAACGGCGGTAACGTGGGTATCGGCAGGATCGTCGTGGAGATGATCTCCGCCTCGGGAGCCATCCCGCGCCAGAAGCCGTCCGACGCCGTGCCGTCGCCGGCGATCGTGCAGGAAACGTGCGTGGCGTGGCCGATGATATCCGGCATGGAGAAGCCGCTGGTCGTCACGCGACCGGCGAGATCCGGGTGCGCGTTGGCGCCGGTGGCCGGGGAGCCTCCGTCGAGCACGAACGCTTTCACGCCCGCGCCGCTCACCGAATACGGCGGCTCTTGCGCGATGTCGGCCCCGGTAGTGACGCGCGCCGTGTTCATCATGGGAGCCAACGCCGGTCCGGCCTCGGCGACCCACACGACCTGGTCACGCGCGGCCAGGTTTTCGATTTCCGCCGCGTCGAGCGTGACGATAAAGGAGTTGGTCAGCGTGGCGTAGTCGTGTTGTTCGGCGTCGAAGTCGGCGAGGACCCGTTCAGCCGCCGTGCGGCCGACATCCAAATGAAAACCGACGTCCACCACCCGGCGACCGAATCCGGCGTCGCTATGTGGGGCGAAACGTCCCTCTCGAACGGCGGTGTGCAACTTGTCCGACGCGCGGATTTCACCCACCCACCGCAACGTCGCGCGGTCGCTTTTGGGTAGGGAGACCTCGGCCGCGACAGCCGCGATGTACGCGTTGCCGCCGACGGAACGCAACAGACGAAGCCCACGCGCCGCGAGCTGGTCCCGGGTTGCCGCGTTGGGTAACCGGTCGAATTGCACAAAGGCATGGCGACCGGAGAATTGCGACAGGGCGGCGTCGACGTCGAGTGATGTGGGGGTGAAGTGCCGCGCGTGCAGCCTAACTTCACGATCTGCGGCCATCGCGGAACCGGCCGCGATCACCAACGAAAGCAGGAGGATTAAAACAATCAAACGGTGTTTCATCACGTATCCTTCGAATCACGCGGATCCTCGCATACAAGCCGGAGCAACATGATAAGCATTGTGTCCCAAGACGCCAGAGGCAGCGTTCAGGTATCGTCGCGAACGGGTCTCACGCAGTTTCGGCCGGCAGCTTTGGCTTCGTCGAGGCGGCGGTCGGCTTCGGCGATCCACGCCTCGGCCGACACGTTCTCGCCGTTCGCTTCGGCCAGGCCCATGGAAAGAGTCACGGAAATCGCTTGTTCTTCGAAAGAAAAGTGGGTGCTTTCGACACGCTGGCGCAAGCGCTCGGCAATGGCGATCGCCCCGGTCATGGTCGTCTCGGGGAGCAGCACCGCGAATTTCTCGCCGCCCCACCGGCAGAACACGTCGCCCGCGCGAAGTGCCCCGAACACCAGATTGCCCAGTTGGGTCAGCACGCGGTCGCCGGCGAGTTCGCCGAAACGATCGTTGATGTTTTGGAAGCGGTCGAGATCCATGAACACCAAAGTGATGGGCCGTTTGTAGCGTTTGAGCCGGTACAAGCCGTGCCCGATTTCTTTTTTGAAATGCGACCGGTTAAACGCGCCGGTGAGCGGATCGGTGGTCATGACGCGAACGATCACGGCGTGGTAGGACGTCTCGATGTTGTCGTTGTGCAGGAACTTGAAGAGGCTTCGCCCGATGGCGATGCGGTCGCCGTCCGCCAAACGCTGCCGCGCGATCGGCGTGCCGTTGACGAGCGTGATGTTCGTCGACTCCAAATCGACGATGGACACGCCTTCGGGTTCCGGTTCGAAGCGACAGTGATGCCGCGAAACCGAGGCGTCGGCCAGGTGGATATCGCAGTCCGGGGCGCGGCCGGCTAAAAGCGATTCCTCTTCGATCAGATACCGGCGTCCCGGATACTCGCCGTAAACCATCACGAGACAAGCATAGCCTGAGTTGGCGGAGTCGCCGGTTGGTTCCTGGATTTCCTGCGGACGTGTGGGGTCGTCCATCTTCGCCTCCGAATCCCCGGTTACGGAGCGCGCTTAACCACGCGCTCGGTCCACGGCGCTAAATCCGAACCATTCAAGTGCGCGCCCGCCTCACTTTCGGCCTGCCGCAACAAGCCTTCGGGGTCGCGATGCCAGTAATCGAAATCGATGGGATACACGATGATGTCTTCTTTGTCGTCGACGGCGAATGCGTCACCGCGGGGCGTAAAAGCAATGCTCGCCACTTCGTAGGATACCCGAATCGTCTGTAATAAGCAGCCGGTGTCGGCGTCCCAAAGACGCGCGGTGCGGTCGTCGCTGCCGGTAAGCAGCCGCCGGCCGTCGGGCGAGAACTCCACGTAGTTAACCCACTCGTTGTGCCCGGTGATGACCGCAAGCGGCTCACCGGTTTCAACGCGCCAGAGTCGCACGGTCTTGTCGCGCCCGGAGGACGCAAGGACCTGGCCGTCCGGTGAGAAGCTCACGCCGGACACCCAATGAGTGTGCCCCTCGAGGGTGCGCGCCAGGGTCCGTTTTTCGACATCCCACAAGCGCACCGTTTTATCGAATGCCGCGCCCGCGACGTAGCGCCCGTCGGGCGAAAAATCGATGGTCCAAACGATATCCTTGGCGTCAGTGAACGTGGCGAGAGGCCGCGCGGTTTGCACGTCCCACAAGCGCACGGTTTTGTCGCGCCCGGCCGACGCAAGCAGAAGTCCGTCGGGCGAAAAGGCCAGCGAACGGATCGCGCCTTCGTGGCCGGTCAACGTTGCGATGGGTTGAAGCGTGTCGAGTCGCCAGAGCTTGATCGTGCGGTCGCCGCCGGCCGTGGCGAAGGTAGTGCCGTCGGGCGAAAAGCAAACCGAAAGCACGCCCTGTTCGTGAGCGGGAACGTCGGCGCGCAGCTTACCGGTTTCCATGTCCCACAGTTTCAAGGTGTTGTCCCACGACGCCGAGGCGAGCAAGGCGCCATCGGGCGAGAAGGAAAACGAAACGATGCGATCGTCGTGACCGTGCAGGGTTTTGACCATGTTGAGCCGCGCGACGCGCCACACCTTGATCGTTTTGTCTCCGCTGGCCGAGACGATGTGCTCGTCGCCCGGTTCAAACGCGACGGCAAAAACCCCGTCGGCGTGACCGACGACCGTTTCGATCAGTCGGCGTTGCGGCACGTCCCACAATTTCAGCGTTTTGTCCCAACCGGCGGTCACCAGCCGGCGACCGTCGGCGGAGAAAGCCAAGCCGCGCACGCCGTCGGTGTGTCCTTCCAAGGTGCCGATGCGGCGGCGTGTCTCCACATCCCACAAATGGACCTTGGCGTCCCAGGCGCCGGTCGCCAGGATTTTGCTGTCGGGGGTGAAGGCGGCGGCGGTGATTTCGTCGTCGTGACCGCGCAACACGGCGACAGTGCGGCCGGTGACGGCGTCACGCAGGCGAATGGTTTTGTCGCGACCGACTGTGGCCAGCCAGCGCCCATCGGGGGAGAAGGTGACGTCTTCCACGACGCCTTGGTGGTCGTCCCAAGTGGCCACGGCGACGCCGTCGGCGAGGTTCCACAGGCGCAGGGTTTTGTCACGCCCGACCGAAGCGGCCACGTCGCCCTTCGGAGAAACCGCGACGGCCCGCACTTCGCCGACGTGACCGGTCAAAGTGCCGAGTCTCTCGCCGGTTTGGGGGTTCCACACGATCAAGACGCCGTCACGACCGGCCGAGATCAGTCGCGTTCCGCCGGCAAAAAAAGCGACGTCGCGCACGCTGTCGGCATGGCCGGTCAGAACGCGGATCGGGCGATGGAAGCGGGCGTGCCAGATTCGAATCACTTTATCGCCGCCCGCCGAGGCGAGCAGTGAGCCGTCGGGCGAATAGGCCACGGCGGTGACATTGTCGGTGTGGCCGACCAGAACGTCATCGAAACTCAAATATCCATGCACCGCGGCTTGATACAGCACGGAGTGCGACGGCGAGACGCGCAACGCGGCGTCGGTTTGCTCCATGTTCGACAACTGCGGGTAGCGGTAGGGGCCGAAAGGATTGTAGGGGTTGTGAACCAGCGACGCGGCGGAAAACACCTTGGCCACCAGGAAGTCGCGGCGGCCGAACGCTTCCAGCGCCTTTTCGGACAGGAAGTTGGCGATGTTGAAGTGGACTTCGCGCTCGTTTCGTTCCGCCGTTTCCAGCGCCGTGCGCGCCGCGCCGTAAGCACGCCAGACGAGCGCCGAGCCGACAACCAGCGTCACGGCAAGCAGCGCGATCAATGCGCTGAGCGCTTTGTTTTTTCTCACGAAGCGGCGCAGGAGTTCCAGCGAACCGTATTCGTAGGCGGCGATGCGGTGACCGGCGCGAAAGGCGTGCACCTCTTCGGCAAGTTCGCCCGCGGTTTCGTAGCGCTCACCGGGGTCGCGACACAACGCCTTTTCGGCCACCGCGGCCAAATCCGGCGGGGCTTCGGCGCACACTTCGCGCACGGGCCGCACGGTTTCGCTTTTAACCCGGTCGATGATCTCGCTGGGCACGCGCCCTTCGAAGGGGCTGCTGCCGGTGAGGATTTTGTAGAGCACCGCCCCGAGCGACCAGACGTCCGAGCGCTCGTCGATCTGCTCGATGAGGCCTTCGGCTTGCTCGGGACTCATGTAGGTCGGCGTGCCGATCGCCTGGCCGACGACCGTGTGGCCGGCGACGCGCAACTGCTCGACGCTGCGTTCGATTTCCAGGCCGCGATCGTCGCGCTGACCGCGCACTTTGGCCAAGCCCCAATCGAGCACGACGGTCACTCCGAAGCGGCCAAGCATGATGTTGCTCGGCTTGACGTCGCGGTGGATCACGCCACGCGAGTGCGCGTAGGCGAGCGCTTGGCAAACGTCTTCAAAGTGCCCCAACAACTGCAGGCGGTCGTCGAGATTGCGGCAGGCGGCGAGCGCTTCGTCCAAGGTGTCGCCACGCACGAGCTTCATGGTGTAGTAGAAGGTGCCGTCGTCGCGGCGGCCGATTTCGTAAACCGGGACGATGCTGGGGTGCTCGAGTTGCCCGGTGACGCGCGCCTCACGCAGAAAGCGGGCCGTGCGGGCCAAGGCCACGCGTTGGAGCTGTTCGTATTCGGAGTCCGACGCGTCGTCCGGCTCAACAAAGGGCAGCAGTTCCTTGACGGCCACTTCGCGCGCCAGGTGGTCGTCGAACGCCACCAGTACCCGCCCCAGCGCACCGCGCCCGATTTCCGCCGCATTCTTGTCCGGCGCTCGAAACACGTAGCGACCCGCCGCCTCGGGCGTGGCGGGCAGCAACGCTTCATCCTCGGAATCGGCCGCCGTCGAGTCGTCGGACAGTCCGGCTAGAAGGGAGGGCGTTGAATCGATCTGGGCTTGAATGCGAGCCTCGTACAATTCGCGGGCCATCATGTCGAGGATGTCACGCTGGGCGGTGGAGATCGCGCCCTCGGCCACGAGCACCTCGAGAAAATCGGCCGGACCGGCGGCGGTCATCCGGGCGGCGTATTCCTTGGCCCGGGTGGCGTCGATCGCGCCCATTTCGATGGCCAGCAAGGCCAGGAAGAGATTTCGGTTGCGGCTCACGCATCCTCCGGCGACTCCGACGCGAGACACAAGAGACGTGTCCGACCCGCGCCGGGTAAACGGATCATCGGCGAAAACCCGTCACCACTTGATTACCCTAGGATATCACGACCGGCCGGTTTCTGTTCGCCGGTGAAAATGTCGCATTGGCGGCACGCGTTGGGCGGATCGGCGAAAAAGCGTCGGAACTCGGGCGAACGCCAGATGTCGATGAGCGGCGTCTCAGTAAGATTACCGAACGTCACGCTGCGGAGCCTACAGCACGGCGTGACGTTGCCGTCCACATCGATATACGCGTGAAAAAGCGAGCGCAAACACAAGCGGTCGCCGTGTGTGGCCAGCCGCAACGGCCAGGACGGAGCGTTGATCGCCAGAACGCGCGTGCGACCCTTGGCGGCCCGCCGCGCGGCGTGGATGATGGCGATTTCCTCATCGGGTCCGGCTCGGGCCACGCCGGTCGTGAACCCGGTATCCAGACGCAGCAAGTTGACGATATCGACGCCGGTCCGACCGGCCAATTCGACCACCGCGGCGATTTGATCGGCGGCGCCGGGACGCATCGTCGTTTGCATCACCAGGCGCAGTTGCGAACCCCGGCGGGCGTCGGCGAAGGCGCGCAAGTTGGCCAGTGTTTTGGCGGAAGCGGGGTGGCCCGTACCGGCCTCGCCGTCCACCGCATCCAGCGACAGGGAGACGGCGGCGACACCGAGCTGCGCCAGTTCGCGCACCAACTCGGGCGTTAGACCTTCGCCGTTGGTCGTCAGGCGCAGCTTTGTGCGGGGCGCGGCGGTACGAAACGCGGCGATCGACTCCAGCAGGCGCGGGTGCAGCAGCGTCTCGCCCCAGCCGCAGAGTCCCAGGTGTCGGACGCCGTCGAGGTTGCGCGCCAGAGCTGCCACGAC contains:
- a CDS encoding GGDEF domain-containing protein — encoded protein: MDDPTRPQEIQEPTGDSANSGYACLVMVYGEYPGRRYLIEEESLLAGRAPDCDIHLADASVSRHHCRFEPEPEGVSIVDLESTNITLVNGTPIARQRLADGDRIAIGRSLFKFLHNDNIETSYHAVIVRVMTTDPLTGAFNRSHFKKEIGHGLYRLKRYKRPITLVFMDLDRFQNINDRFGELAGDRVLTQLGNLVFGALRAGDVFCRWGGEKFAVLLPETTMTGAIAIAERLRQRVESTHFSFEEQAISVTLSMGLAEANGENVSAEAWIAEADRRLDEAKAAGRNCVRPVRDDT
- a CDS encoding radical SAM protein, with amino-acid sequence MLAYEKAAAFLAGLTRRRSRRPRDLQVEFTNVCDWHCGFCLRRENGAPERHMSDEVVAALARNLDGVRHLGLCGWGETLLHPRLLESIAAFRTAAPRTKLRLTTNGEGLTPELVRELAQLGVAAVSLSLDAVDGEAGTGHPASAKTLANLRAFADARRGSQLRLVMQTTMRPGAADQIAAVVELAGRTGVDIVNLLRLDTGFTTGVARAGPDEEIAIIHAARRAAKGRTRVLAINAPSWPLRLATHGDRLCLRSLFHAYIDVDGNVTPCCRLRSVTFGNLTETPLIDIWRSPEFRRFFADPPNACRQCDIFTGEQKPAGRDILG
- a CDS encoding S8 family serine peptidase is translated as MKHRLIVLILLLSLVIAAGSAMAADREVRLHARHFTPTSLDVDAALSQFSGRHAFVQFDRLPNAATRDQLAARGLRLLRSVGGNAYIAAVAAEVSLPKSDRATLRWVGEIRASDKLHTAVREGRFAPHSDAGFGRRVVDVGFHLDVGRTAAERVLADFDAEQHDYATLTNSFIVTLDAAEIENLAARDQVVWVAEAGPALAPMMNTARVTTGADIAQEPPYSVSGAGVKAFVLDGGSPATGANAHPDLAGRVTTSGFSMPDIIGHATHVSCTIAGDGTASDGFWRGMAPEAEIISTTILPIPTLPPLYNQPGNMESAYRDAIAAGASVSNNSIGSNISQLGSIFCDKEGDYERTAQLIDGIIGEAFGRITIVWANGNERGNNDGACGNAYYTTAPPATAKNSITVGAVNKEDQSMTPFSSWGPTDDGRMRPDISAPGCSVTGGLVSCSGPFSGPDTDYMSMCGTSMASPVVTGSVALAQEYWRRQIGGEDAWASTMKALFIHGATELGQPGPDYQYGFGGLDVPATLDLIDGALIVEESLDQGGEYRLQLEPTGDPIKVTLAWTDVAGSLLAERTLVNDLDLTLVAADGTILPWTLDPANPGDLATRAVNERDPVEQITFDLDGKAPVEIVVTAAGVPEGPQRFSLVITGLEDAAPGDDDSAGDDDSGDDDSGDDDSGDDDATGGNPADDDDDDNDGGGCGC
- a CDS encoding DUF1571 domain-containing protein; the encoded protein is MVLRTTCFSTALLLLIGLLIFAASATADEDPLTTFKTVLAKAEQSYARVKHFEGEIEAQERVKGKLNEKEFIHFLIVKESKSFAYQWHKGGRYNGLVASHIAERDGEDKFRAIGTGKLKLIGVQHLGYYSYIVDKFYPHHFRIHEYGIGFLLGRMIRVHKRAEALAKLSVTDRGVVTRPSGAQVHLFETRLSPNAADGLEYSRTILGFSPEHDLPLLTELYDFEGRLHSRYEITELTLNGPYDQSAFDLK
- a CDS encoding protein kinase, producing MSRNRNLFLALLAIEMGAIDATRAKEYAARMTAAGPADFLEVLVAEGAISTAQRDILDMMARELYEARIQAQIDSTPSLLAGLSDDSTAADSEDEALLPATPEAAGRYVFRAPDKNAAEIGRGALGRVLVAFDDHLAREVAVKELLPFVEPDDASDSEYEQLQRVALARTARFLREARVTGQLEHPSIVPVYEIGRRDDGTFYYTMKLVRGDTLDEALAACRNLDDRLQLLGHFEDVCQALAYAHSRGVIHRDVKPSNIMLGRFGVTVVLDWGLAKVRGQRDDRGLEIERSVEQLRVAGHTVVGQAIGTPTYMSPEQAEGLIEQIDERSDVWSLGAVLYKILTGSSPFEGRVPSEIIDRVKSETVRPVREVCAEAPPDLAAVAEKALCRDPGERYETAGELAEEVHAFRAGHRIAAYEYGSLELLRRFVRKNKALSALIALLAVTLVVGSALVWRAYGAARTALETAERNEREVHFNIANFLSEKALEAFGRRDFLVAKVFSAASLVHNPYNPFGPYRYPQLSNMEQTDAALRVSPSHSVLYQAAVHGYLSFDDVLVGHTDNVTAVAYSPDGSLLASAGGDKVIRIWHARFHRPIRVLTGHADSVRDVAFFAGGTRLISAGRDGVLIVWNPQTGERLGTLTGHVGEVRAVAVSPKGDVAASVGRDKTLRLWNLADGVAVATWDDHQGVVEDVTFSPDGRWLATVGRDKTIRLRDAVTGRTVAVLRGHDDEITAAAFTPDSKILATGAWDAKVHLWDVETRRRIGTLEGHTDGVRGLAFSADGRRLVTAGWDKTLKLWDVPQRRLIETVVGHADGVFAVAFEPGDEHIVSASGDKTIKVWRVARLNMVKTLHGHDDRIVSFSFSPDGALLASASWDNTLKLWDMETGKLRADVPAHEQGVLSVCFSPDGTTFATAGGDRTIKLWRLDTLQPIATLTGHEGAIRSLAFSPDGLLLASAGRDKTVRLWDVQTARPLATFTDAKDIVWTIDFSPDGRYVAGAAFDKTVRLWDVEKRTLARTLEGHTHWVSGVSFSPDGQVLASSGRDKTVRLWRVETGEPLAVITGHNEWVNYVEFSPDGRRLLTGSDDRTARLWDADTGCLLQTIRVSYEVASIAFTPRGDAFAVDDKEDIIVYPIDFDYWHRDPEGLLRQAESEAGAHLNGSDLAPWTERVVKRAP